Proteins from a genomic interval of Gordonia sp. SL306:
- a CDS encoding DUF6891 domain-containing protein: protein MQGAHLADLRDLVRSRLIPGFTGLVEIEADARDWAEDAGESPDDAVGEVRRLWDDRAQAQRQWTDTGDYARLLAAFDDLDADGVLARMNFSCCSRCATQEIDSERTPDPDRDDWYKFREWAYVFFHEQDAERLADDDAVLYLGYSAFRPHPTLPDALLDAMSAGDTDAEHVAYERTETLLGEQIVGTLRRHGLDVAWSGSRHDRIGINVKEWRKPLPQNLTDRA from the coding sequence ATGCAGGGAGCGCACCTCGCCGATCTGCGTGATCTCGTCAGGTCTCGGTTGATCCCGGGGTTCACCGGGCTCGTCGAGATCGAGGCGGACGCGCGGGACTGGGCCGAGGACGCCGGTGAGTCGCCCGACGACGCCGTCGGCGAGGTCCGCCGGCTGTGGGACGATCGGGCGCAAGCGCAACGGCAGTGGACCGACACCGGTGACTATGCGCGTCTCCTCGCAGCCTTCGACGACCTCGACGCGGACGGGGTGCTGGCGCGGATGAACTTCTCGTGCTGCAGTCGGTGCGCCACGCAGGAGATCGACAGCGAACGCACCCCGGATCCCGACCGCGACGACTGGTACAAGTTCCGCGAATGGGCTTATGTCTTCTTCCACGAACAGGACGCCGAACGGCTCGCGGACGACGACGCGGTCCTCTACCTGGGCTACAGCGCCTTTCGTCCGCATCCCACCCTGCCGGATGCACTGCTCGACGCGATGTCGGCCGGCGACACCGATGCCGAACACGTCGCGTACGAGCGCACCGAGACGTTGCTCGGTGAGCAGATAGTCGGGACCCTCCGCAGGCACGGACTCGATGTCGCATGGTCGGGTTCGCGGCACGACCGGATCGGTATCAACGTCAAGGAATGGCGTAAACCGTTGCCACAGAATCTCACCGATCGGGCATAG
- a CDS encoding class II aldolase/adducin family protein, with translation MRFSEERAALAAAAQRLARAGMTHGTGGNLSVRVDDHVLLTPSGCRLADVTPEQMVAVDLDGTVVEDTPFQPTSELRIHLDVYQHTSAAAVVHAHPIASIAAANVVDELPVVHYTAALIGGAIRVAPYAVFGSSALGDAVAAALTGRTAALMRNHGSVAYGDDLDSACDRIELVDWLAELYLRSAAIAPPATLTHDDIVDVVVTATRRQYSPFPGRNP, from the coding sequence GTGCGCTTCTCCGAGGAACGTGCGGCGCTCGCCGCCGCTGCCCAGCGACTTGCCCGCGCGGGGATGACCCACGGCACCGGCGGAAATCTCTCGGTCCGCGTGGACGATCATGTCCTCCTGACCCCGTCGGGCTGCCGGCTCGCCGATGTCACGCCCGAGCAGATGGTCGCCGTCGACCTCGACGGAACGGTCGTGGAGGACACGCCCTTTCAGCCGACATCCGAGCTACGCATCCACCTCGACGTCTATCAGCACACGTCGGCGGCCGCAGTGGTCCACGCACACCCGATCGCGTCGATCGCCGCTGCCAACGTCGTCGACGAGCTGCCCGTGGTGCACTACACGGCCGCCCTGATCGGGGGTGCAATCCGGGTTGCGCCGTATGCCGTGTTCGGCAGCAGCGCACTCGGCGACGCCGTGGCCGCGGCCCTGACCGGGCGCACGGCCGCCCTGATGCGCAACCACGGTTCGGTCGCATACGGCGACGACCTCGACTCGGCTTGCGACCGAATCGAACTCGTGGACTGGCTGGCCGAGCTCTACCTGCGTTCCGCGGCGATCGCACCGCCCGCGACCCTCACCCACGACGACATCGTCGACGTCGTGGTCACCGCGACACGACGGCAGTATTCACCGTTCCCCGGGAGGAACCCATGA
- a CDS encoding carbohydrate kinase family protein: protein MRVATFGAHVLDVLAQPVDEIPGGQGAALVQNIRMSPAGPAGGTAVTLAKLGVEVYTVGAIGRDDAGDLLTTMLDRNGVNTDHLVTVDQPTSMSMLPIRSNGDRPALHLPGANLAYPLGSAPLELLTGMDHVHIGAPELLNPPELAPLLADLRSTGTTISADILADGDPGLFAWIEPVLPQLDYLLPNDDQVRGFTGESDLIAACRRLIDRGVSCVAATAGADGAHVVTADDAEHAHARDVTVVDTSGCGDSFSAGFLAARGHDLGLLAAAEIGCAVAGIVATGLGSDHGDFTWASIAG from the coding sequence ATGAGAGTGGCCACGTTCGGAGCACACGTCCTCGACGTGCTCGCACAGCCTGTGGACGAGATCCCCGGCGGTCAGGGCGCTGCCCTCGTGCAGAACATCCGGATGTCACCGGCTGGACCGGCAGGCGGGACCGCGGTCACCCTCGCCAAGCTAGGCGTCGAGGTCTACACGGTGGGCGCGATCGGCCGCGACGACGCCGGCGACCTGCTGACCACGATGCTCGATCGCAACGGTGTGAACACCGACCATCTCGTCACCGTCGACCAACCGACATCGATGAGCATGTTGCCGATCCGCAGCAACGGCGACCGACCGGCACTGCACCTGCCCGGCGCCAATCTCGCCTACCCACTCGGCAGCGCCCCGCTCGAGCTCCTCACCGGGATGGACCACGTCCACATCGGTGCACCAGAACTCCTCAACCCGCCCGAACTCGCTCCTCTGCTCGCAGACCTCCGCAGCACCGGTACCACCATTTCCGCGGACATCCTCGCCGACGGCGATCCCGGTCTATTCGCCTGGATCGAACCTGTTCTGCCACAACTCGATTACCTCCTCCCCAACGACGACCAGGTCCGCGGATTCACCGGCGAGTCCGACCTGATCGCCGCGTGCCGACGCCTCATCGACCGTGGCGTCAGCTGCGTGGCGGCCACCGCAGGCGCCGACGGAGCCCACGTGGTGACCGCCGACGACGCCGAGCACGCCCACGCCCGGGATGTGACCGTCGTCGACACCAGCGGTTGCGGCGATTCCTTCTCGGCGGGCTTTCTCGCCGCCCGAGGACACGATCTGGGACTCCTCGCCGCCGCGGAGATCGGCTGTGCGGTGGCCGGGATCGTCGCGACCGGACTGGGCAGCGACCACGGCGACTTCACCTGGGCGTCGATCGCGGGCTGA
- a CDS encoding RidA family protein — translation MNTSTPTTVRINPSTWNVPFRFDHAQLRPAPREMLTIAGQASVDDDGRVLHEGDVAAQLSLAVHHVEEILARAGMTLADAFSLTIYTTDIAATLAAYEALTERLDAHDATPPAALVGVTALALPGLAVEITAQAGR, via the coding sequence GTGAACACATCCACTCCCACCACCGTGCGGATCAACCCGTCGACGTGGAACGTGCCGTTTCGCTTCGATCACGCCCAGCTGCGCCCGGCGCCACGCGAAATGCTGACCATCGCGGGTCAGGCCTCCGTCGACGACGACGGGCGTGTTCTCCACGAAGGTGATGTCGCAGCGCAACTCTCACTCGCCGTCCACCATGTCGAGGAGATCCTGGCACGCGCCGGCATGACGCTCGCCGACGCTTTCTCACTGACCATCTACACCACCGACATCGCGGCAACCCTGGCCGCCTACGAGGCGCTCACCGAGCGCCTCGACGCGCACGACGCGACGCCGCCCGCCGCACTCGTCGGCGTCACCGCCCTCGCCCTCCCCGGTCTCGCGGTCGAGATCACCGCACAGGCCGGCCGCTGA